A region of the Sander vitreus isolate 19-12246 chromosome 1, sanVit1, whole genome shotgun sequence genome:
ttctAAAGTGACCATGTTTGTCGctgaagtaaaggctgaactacaatagagctgtttgtgaacagtgttctgttggagatggtaagtcccttttttttgggggggggggacagacagaaagagagagagtttcCTCTTTGGAAGATCCATCTACCTACCAACCACACAAaaggaaaatgccaaaaagcataatatgagcactttacaCACCAAgaaagaaccccccccccccccaagcaaagacacttgtgctTCCTGAGAGTGAGCTCACCTGGAACTTTGTCTTCCCCTCATTTACAGTCACAACATTTTTGGCCATGTGCTGCATGATGGGCATCAGGTGGGCCGCGTCGTAAGTGGAGTAGTGCTGCTGTGTAGGAGACTGACAAGACAGACCAACTCAACCCTGCAGCAGACCAAATGACACACTGAACAAGTTGCCAAGTGTAAAGGTTTCATCCTTTGATTCGGTCAGACTCACCCAGGGCAGCTCTTCAAGCAGCAGCTGGGAGAGACCGAGTGCTGCAGCCGCGATCTCAGACGGCCGGTAGTGAACCATGCTGTAGTCGACGAGGGTCAGCTCCATCAGGTACTTGGCCAGCGTGTGTCTCTCTACATCAGACTGAGACACAAACAACCCGCCCACTGAGAACCATGTTTGGCTATTCATTTACAATCCTTGCCCATCGTCATTTTAGCACAACACCTATCTTAACCCTCCGGttgaaaaatgggtcaaatttgacccttttaagtttctatatcagaattTTGGGTCTCTTTCAACCAATTTGTCAATTTCTTAATTATTGTGGCTGGTTTCGTACAACGCTCTTTAAGtaaaatgatcagttcactactttcattgaatttgggtgtattattcaattttataacatttgaagaattgataaaagaatgtttataaaaaaaatgacaagtgTCAGAAAAAGTTGACAAGACAATTGACAGACATCGTTGTCGTTTGTCCCATGTTGGGGACAGGCAAAAAGTCTACATGTGAACATtctagcacatttaaaaaaggcaaCAGATGCTAACAGCAGTTAAACATTCAATGAACAGATACTGTAGCTCTACCTTTGCACATTGATCATGTTGTCATTTTGAACAATAAAACTCACATTAGCCACCTTGGAGGCCCGTCTGAGAAAGTGTAAAGGGAGAGGACGTCCCAGCTGAAAGTTGAGGGTCCTCAAAACCAGCTGCTCCATCTCCAGAATCTGAGCCTTTGTAAAGGCGTTGTCTGTGATGTAGGCAAAGTCTCCCACCTCGGGGGCGTACATCTCCTCGTATTTACAGGCCACCAGCATGGCCGTCACGCCAACGAGCTGCAGCTTTCTGCGAGAGACTGGCTGGACCTGCAGCACGGCGGGAAACGTTTCAAATTTCGGCTCGTAATGACCATAACAATGTAAATTGACAATTTTATTTTGCACGTTAGGTTTTGCAAATAAggtcttattttgtcttgtagCAACTGAacaagtattaagggaaatttcacaatTCAAGGTGTTCACttttgattagtttaaagatttttttggggacATTTTAAGGcctttgacaggacagcttaagtCAGGAAAGGGGGTAGAGATGGGAAATGACaaacagcaaagggccgcaggtcggaatcaaaccAACTGAGcttttgtacatggggcgcatgctcaaccaggtaagctacccaggcgccccagtttaacttcaataaatgcaacatctacCCAAAAGTcagagtaatcgtgttaaataatcctgATTTCAATATAACGTGATgatttctcccccccccccctaataGAGCAGCCCTAGGAAACATTTATATACAGAgctcacaaaaaaaacagaagagacTGTCGAGTCAGATCTTACCTGGAGAAAACGATCCAGGACAGCAACTGTGAGGTACAGAgtctcctgcagcagctggaaCCGGGAGTGAACCTGGACCAGCCAGTCGACCAGAAGCGCTCGCATGCGTTCGGTGATTTCATAACCCTGCATGTAGTTGGCTCGTACGGCCTGCTGCACCTGTGGAGAAAGACGGTGATGTAACACACACCAACGCagggagagagcagagagtTTGGCTGAGGGAGGGAATAACTCACCTCTAGGACGTGTAGATAATTATAGATATCTTTGACGTATTCTGAGCAGAGCTGCGGCAGGTCTGAGTCCTGCTCGTCGACATCCTGCACTGTGAGCAGCGCCTCGGAGAAAGCCTGGCAcagttcttcctcctccttcataGACACATCAGCCACTAACTCCTCTGAAACTTGGGGGAGAGGATCTGCAGGCGCTGGGACCAGGACTACTGAGGGCGCCACAGGTTTGGCTTTTTGGGATGGTTTGACTGATGCAGTTGATTTGGTTGGTCCAGTCCTCTGAGGAAACAatcaagtgtatttttttttaattcaaaagaGGCATTTGTGTAGTTTCGGGATGTAAGGCTCATTAGATTTCAAGACATGAAACATGTATAACTGcaagtttaaataaaataaaggttcTCAGGTTGGTAAGAAACTGAGTTACTTTAGGCCAACTGTAGCAAGAGATCAATAGTTAATCATATGGGAaatttaggcatccagtagcttaggacacaaaatagaataaatataAGACcctaagaataaaaaaaaaaaagaggcagtgAAGTGAGTAGTCTAGGCACCAGAACTACTACTACAGAGAGCTGTCACTAGAATGAATACATACTTCAGAGTTTTGGGTTCTTATATTCACAGCAGCATTgacaagtgaaaataaatgaggtATAAAAACATGGAATCCAGTTATGGCTGATAATGTTACCTTTGTGTTGACTGCTGCTCCGGGAAAGTTGGTAAGCTCCCCGAGAGCAGCTCTCCTCGGACCTGATGTGGCTTTTTTGCCCATCTTCACGGGGTTCACTGCGGCTGGGAGCTGCTGAAAGAGAACACGACACGAAATAAATGCTGGCTGGTGTAAACAACTTTATCAAAGCAGAAGGCGAACAAACAGCTAACTAGCTAAGTAGggagcagacagacagtatataagaagggAGCAGactgtaatgttagctaacgaTGTTAGCTATCGAAGCCATAGTAGCGAAGCTAACCGAAGCTGCTTTGCTAACAAAACAAGCGAAATAACTTCAGTTTACTCACCGCAGCACGAACTTCCACAGACGACATGATTAATGCCGGCAGCAACGACGCCAAACTGAGTTAAAAAAGACTTATTTTAGCACCAACCAGCAAGATTTACCAACAAGCTCTGTGAACACCGATTTCTGCAGGTAAACAACAACGCGGAGACAGGCGGCTTTCAAATAGCGCTCTGTCAAATCTGATTGGATACAGATTTGGCAGGACgctcctgattggctgacaATCAGTGAGGTCAAAAGTACAATTTCGAATGGACCGTATGGATTATGTATTATGCCTAGATACCTTAAtttccaaatatatatatttattttcatattttatttgattGATATCTACTTTTCATGGTCTGCTGAATGTCTGTCTCATAGAAATATCAaaatcaattttatttctatggtcacACATTTCAATAAAggtacaaaataataataatgataatattgttgaattattataatttgtattataagtaaatacattttcaggAGTAGTCATGAAGTGTTTCATAATATTTTCACTGATTCATGTATTTTATTGCTGGagtttaaagcgtaactctcaccaaaatgcaacctagggtctttttgtgaatgtacccgagtcaaactgtcgtttaaaagcatatttaggacggaagcgccacttttaagatgtacagtatttttgtttttcggtcaaatggccttttgaatgggagtaataggggcacttttatgctagcctcaaaatagctatttttaaaacactaagaaggctcgacacaacatgagactttgctccaagtatcaccagggtctctacaccttaactacaccggtgaCCAACGCATATACTAAAGCTGTGGCTACTCGTTTTGattgccgaggtggtagcggcctgAAACAataagagctacggtgagttgttaaaacctctctttttagtcaactctgggtacacaaacaatgttgtcaacgctttcgttaaggtgtagagcccctggtgatacttggagcaaagtttcatattgtgtcgagccttcttagtgttttaaaaatagctattttgaggctagcataaaagtggccctaggactcccattcaaacgagagtctggtaggaccaggctaattcaaaaggccatttgaccgaaaaacgaaaatactgtacatcttaaaaatggcgcttccgtcctaaatatgcttttaaacgaaagtttgactcgggtacattcacaaaaagaccctaggttgcattttggcgagagttacgctttaagacaATAGACCTGCACATAGATTGTCCACAAACAAGAACctaaaccagtggtggaagaaagagtacaacaatttaaaaacactttcttagaagtaaaagtcctgcattcatattttaaataagTGTGTATAATCAAGAAAACATAATTAGTTAACATAATTCCAAcacattattagcaaatataaatccccattgatgataggctgactggcctgtaggtaaggtagtcactgaggtagccatccacagatacagttcatcctaaggattcactgtgccacatgtatgtttaacattaaaagatgatttataaaatcattctgacattattattttattagcttagtattctatgcaaaaaaggtatgtataaaggctttaggccgccatacatgttattgtaggcccagtttaatatgcaacttcattttatacaatatatgtagtagggggtcctgctccgtctctttttcagttaaggggtccttggtttaaaaaaacgttttagaCCTCTGCTCTAACTAACTCTAAACTTTCCGTTTggacaacagacacacagaatttcaaaataagagtttgTAATCAAATTCTGTCCCAGTCTGGAGGTCTTTTCATTTGAGTTACAAACAACTATCCACACTGTAATGTATCTTTTATTCATGACATTATGTAGGCTGTTTAGGATGAATCTCAAGAGTTCACAAGGATAACCAATTTTATTGTGCTTACTGTCTCTTTATTTAAGCATCTTCCTATCTGACAGAATTACTGCAGCTATGCCTTCACTTAACCATTTAATtgtcatacacatacagtacaaaaagACATGATCCTAATGGACGGTTGAATAATAAAAAGCTCCTTTTCATGTGGTTTCACTCAAGCCACAAGAAAGGGATGAAGAAGTTATATTTTCCCAGGATGATGAGAAAACAGAGGCACATATTTAAcataagtctggtgatattctatatttttctcattgccataaaatccccccaaaaaatatcACAACCAACAATGTATTGCTCTTACAAACAAGAAGTGTCTGAtatatcttattcctctgtggCACAGAGCTCCATCTCATTTAATATGGAATGAATCCGCCGCTGAAAATAGTTCCCAACAATTTCACTCTTTCCATTTGAGAAATGTTTGATAAAAACTGCAGTGACCAGCTGTTAGATGTATCCCAATATCCTGCAGGTATTTAACTtatgtttaatattttaaagctacagtgcgtaactttttgatattaatggacATCCGTTACATccgccaaatgagttgctacaaagttaattaagactatcagctccacacaactctctctgtatctctcagtgtgactatgttcagaagattgtggcgtccggtgactttcccacgcagaaactcaaatgaagataatgacctcttctgaagagtcatgtttttttaatcctctgtgtcctccttggctactagcaactgcatacatagcttgtatcatgtggatgcgccgacagtgttgttgtcattacttagaattcgtcatgggggcgacaaactacgcactatagctttaaaacccAAAGTTAAATCATCAATACAGTAGAAAATCTATGTAATCCTCTAACTGACAGGCAGTGCTCTCAGAGTTTCCATCAAAAAACATCACTAATGTAGAAAACATTTGGAGCCAGTGTAGCAGAGTGCTAATGAGTTAGCACTCTGCTACACTGTCACGTCATGAAACCTTACTTACAGTTATTGCCTcgttaaaaaacagaaaaaggaggAAATCTCTCCTGGTTCTTGATTTCTTTTCCCTCTCATTTTGACTTTGATTATTTACTGTCTttcagtaagaaaaaaaaaaatcacttgcagttttttttgcatgttgttTTCTGATCCCAAACAGATAAAGAGGAGACAAACGATGACCCAGCATCTCTGGCCTAAACATTTATTCTGAATGTTTTCTGTAGACTGGATGACTTGGAAAAGCTCGGGAACAAAATCAGTTGCCATTTTGGTTCATCTGAAGGTAGTCATTGTGTAATTTCTCCTGGGCCTCGTAGAGCTTGCGCAGCTTCTTGGCTTGTCCTTTGCTCAGCTCCTTCCCTTCAACGTCATGAGTGGGGAAACCCTGTTGACAGCAACAAGAACAGAGCAACAAGCCTTGAGTTCATTATGATAAGTTTCCATCTCAATGTAGCACAAAATGTCACCCGATTTCCAGAAAAATCAGCAGAAGAAAACTCAAATGAATGTGTTTCCGTCAGCTGGTGGAGCTACTTCTCAGGTGCCAATTAACAAATTCAGAAAAAGAGGGCGCAATGAGATGAGGCATACCAGCGTTTCCCACACACAGACTAATTTGTGGCGGTGTGCCGCACTATCAACACCTGCCGCCGCACAATGCGTTTCGTTATAAAAACttttaacgctatttaaaacacgcagcgtattcgttcagctgcatttcctgtccctgctctcctccgtctctctgtcacttgcgtctcgctcacacacacacacacacacacacacacacacacaaagcccctCCCCCCCGTGCACACAGCAATTTGTGGCACGGGGCGACCGACCGACACCCCCCCGCCACAAATTGCCTTCttatctgtgggaaacactgcatacAGTACCAAAATCCATAATAACTATACTGCTGGCTTTGTTCATGTTTTTCGTGCTGTATAAATTGTTCACACAGTACAGTTCAGTCATAAAACAAAACCCACTATGGCCAATGTAATTCAAATTAGTATGAATGTGTAAATTCTCTTTCATCAAACTACAAGAATTCTTCACCTGGAAAAGAAAAGGCAATGTAAtcttgtatgtttttattttttgggggcattttaggcctttatttatagaggaCAGTtgaagatatgaaaggggagagagaaggggaatgacatgcagcaaagggccgcaggtcggagtcgaacccgtggccgctgcatcgaggagtaaacctctgtatatgggcgcgctctaccaggtgagctacccgaCGCCCGAGGCAATGTATTCATGctataaaatatttattttgaaattcagaGTAAAAAGGACACGAGGGATTTACCATATCATCGAATTTGGAATACTTGTCGGTTTCTGTGCGGAACATTTCACATGGAGGGACCTTCATCTTAGCCAGTTTAGCCATCTGAAACAGTAAGAGACACGAGTAAGTGAACATGTTCAATATATCAGAGAAACATAACTTTTTCTTTATGAGTGACCTCTTGTTCTTGTTTCTTCCTGGCAGCTTCTtccttcttccttttcttctcctcttccacctgtaaaagaagaaaaacaatagtCTGAagctttccttttgtttttaaatgctttcCTCCGGTCTTCCTTTGTTGTGCTGTTGTCCACAGACTGTAAACGGTTACACGGACTAAAACgggtttcatgcttcttgcgttTAGCGCAGTCAGGGCGCtgctagtctcgcatagccagaccctcctccacaggtggagtccacacagcattcctggatgggagaaaaacgtgctctggtttattggcatttctttaaaccaatcacaatcatcttgggcggcgctaagtgccggacagaaccacggtgcctctgcaaaatagccccgggaaggaacttgttttgttggaacacgtgtacattcaaaagttgttttagtcgtgcaacagaaaactcagattggacagatagtctagctagctgtctggatttaccctgcagagatctgaggagcagttaaccatagtcccgaaatgagggacatccggcggaatttccggcggcacctgaacaatcccggaaatgaaacgtcgtcgatatagactagggcgCTGCAGACGGCACACATAGTCGCCGCGAACCGGCTGGTCATTCATACTGATTGCGGCTCAAAGAATGTATATCtttagcctgacgtggtcatactcagattctagtcagaacgtgagtctgattctgctccactgggctgtgattatggggcgtgtttcaaccgaaccaggaaagaaaatgcctctgaaaaagaaaaataaaataggcaTTTCCACCCCTCCCTCACCTGCTTCTTCTCCTCTCGCTCCTTCAGTAATGTCTCCTTGTCCACCAGTTTCACCACCGTGGGCAGGCCTGTAACACAGTCACTGTTTCATCAAGACTCAGCCAGTTAACCCTGGCCTTTACAAGtattacaaaaaagacaaagtatTCCTGTGTTGAtgactcatttctaatttgaaatttgtAACTGTTAACCCCCGTTCCCCGCCCCCTTAACAcgcactcccaagaaagtgaatgtgggagacaggagaagaagctctggctgtctgggagATGTCAACCAAATCCTCGGTAATACAATATGGCTACCTAAACCTTAAGGAGTGTATTTCCAAAACAAcatataaaagaaaacaaatattccaagtaggaatcggttctcaaTGCCCAACCATATTTCTGGGGGTGTTTTTTTATGGGAATGTGgatctttcagatcaatttgaggagtgcctatggttaacattttacacattttattgtGTCATGCAGTGTTGGACTCACCctggtctcgacccctcaaagtcttggtcttgactcggtctcgacccctcaaagtctcggtcttgactcgttctctacccctcaaagtctcggtcttgactcgttctcgacccctcaaagtctcggtcttgactcgttctcgacccctcaaagtctcggccttGACTCgttctcgacccctcaaagtctcggccttgtctcagtctcgacccctcaaagtctcggccttgtctcagtctcgacccctcaaagtctcggccttgtctcagtctcgacccctcaaagtctcggtctcgatacactctggtctgggtgatgacttggtctcgatttctgttgtcttgactacaacactgctcaAAACTAACATTATTTCCCTCAAAAATACATGCTTAGAATATTGACGTTTTCAGTTGTTACCTTCATGATCTTCCAGTCGCACGCCGAGCTCCGGTAACGTATCGTCACGGACAACGTCACACATTTGCAGCAGCTCCGTCACTAGATGATTAAAAACAGGACTTTAATTAAACCCTGAAGCAAAACCCTCGAGGTAAAACGTTTTAAGATATTATGAGAAATGTCTCAACACTAACGTGATATTTTAAGCagaggtaattaaaaaaaagcagaactgAATTATTAGCATCTTTTGGACACTAAAATGTACCTTTCTGCTCTCGGGCAATTTTTCGGACTCCCTCTCTGAAGTCAGACAACACTGCGAGGTACGGCATCACTGTGCTCTCCAGCTggcaaacacagcagcaacattATCTTTCTGTATGTCATTTTAATACCCACAgcttgaaaatgttactttgaGTTTTGGTGTGAAAATCTGCTTTgactagcctgggaaaaccctgacgaacttctggcaaatttgagatttgctctgcaagtccgtctgacCAAGctcatttccaatttttctaaatcgaggcaccaatcacaaccgttgaggtgggctttacacgatgacaatagcgcagcgacggcaagcagctttttgtttacattcaacatgacggccaccgaagcacagcaactcgttgatgccgctgtcgctgctacgtcacccggatcgttggtccgattggttgaaggactatccaatgcgcccagaggcatttgagtggcGTCCGTTGGTCACgtccctttggaaatgggctgtgaatgaaccttcccaagacccactctcagttacaactgagaagggtctgatGTCAACCAGGCTATGCTTTGACAAAACTATATCTAAAATTTAAAGTAGAGACATTTAGTCATTCAGTCAAAGGAAATCGTAAAAAGCTGGGTTAGGGAGGAAACTGCACGATGTCGGGGAGTTGTGTTTGAAAGAATTGCTAAGTAGACTGACTTAGTACGGGGTGTTAGTAACTGGACGTATGCGTTTGACAcaaatgtaaagtgagttacAGATTGCTTATTTGGAAAATGATTAATAAGCAGCATCCTATCATGAaataatcaacaacaaaaaacagaaaacccagaaaAATGTCTCTTTACTTACATCGATGCTCTGACTTTGTCCTCCCACTGGGAAACCGATGGGCTCCGATCCTTCAATGGCACCAAatatctggaaaaaaaaagaaaaaaaaaaaaaaaaaaaagattatttcatacaagaaatcatttttaaatctcTGTCACTTAAATTTTTATGGCTGCAAAAttggattgtcaagcagacaaactgtcCAACACGTacataataaaagatcgatacttggtgtctgtgtatcgatactgTATTGctacggaaaatatcgcgatactatgctgtatcaatgttttccccccacccctattaATTAGTGTCCCATGTGCCTGCTGCACTCCAGTTAAGACTATTAAAGCCATCTGCTGTATGAAAAAGTAGCAGTCAAAACATGCTCACCTTCAGCATGTTGGTGAGATAGACGGCAATGCTCTCCGTCAGCATGCGGTTGGGCCGCAGCTTGGCGCTCTTCCTGCTGGCGATGTAGCTGTTGCTAAGGCCGACCAGCACTCTCATCTCCTCCATGGCGGTGCGGGTATCCACGTTGTCACACAGAGCCTCGTGGACGGCAGACTTTCTGTCGTAGAAACTGAACAACACGACAAACCGTTTggctttcagttgttttttgtaggtcctcttttttttatttaacatcaaGATCTTCGGATGTCTCAAGCTTGTTTTGACCCATTAGGAGGTTAAACCTGTTAAGGAGCTTTGTCTCCCATATTAACTCCTATCTTTACTCTCTTACCTGTTGTTGAGCTCCATCTCTGCTGCCTCCCACTTCTCAAAGCGCCCGGTGATGTCAGTAGGAGCGCGCATTATGTCTTTCACATTCAGGAAGAACTCCTAttacatgaaaataaataacaaatactaTGAAAGTAGGttgtacattattattattactgccacttgtacatacatttgtatttcttatctttatttttattatttcgtGTATATTCtatatgtgtgctgtgtgtctgatattttgctgctctagcactgaaatttcccaatttgggatcaataaagtctaatcTGATCTAATCTAATCTGATCTGATCTAATCTGAAAGGGGCACCAAACAGCATattagttaaaaaataaaaaataaaactgattctcAAGATTTATACCACCTCTAAACTAAAAATCCCATTTGTCATTTCGTCCCTTACATTCATGAACTTCTCGTACTGGACGGCCGACTCCATTGTGTTGGAGGAGTAGTCCAGGGTGTCTTTCCAGGAATGCATCAAGAAAGCCAGACGGAGCTGACGAGCTGCAGGAGGACGAAAAGAGGAGTTTTAAAACCAACGCTAACAAACTAAATCTCTTCTGCTGTCATTTATCTGACACAGCAGCAAAAGGCGTGTTCCAGATGCCCTCTGCAGGAACTTAAAGCTGGGTAGGCAGTTATTAGTTGGCATCATTGGTCAACaattccataataatctttcagcgTATTGTACTCCAAGTGTTctgagaaaactagacttctgcacctcctccaGGGTGTTTTTcgggctttagaaaatctagcctgTGATGggatccaaatataaaaacataatggaatatattacagtaaggctctcaggcattctgtattgctatttattctcctccttcctccttaaatgtgcaaatgacaattattcacctcaatgatacattaattcattttaatggattaataatggactgtaatatttcagatctGTTTGAGCaggatttctgctcatgttcaaaactttgtgcacattcaaaatatatctaatctgtgctctctgagatttggaggagtcatgatattttgagaaaaataaagtgataacagtcaagaataaagtcactatatttcagaaaataatctacctgcaccatagtctgctgtgcattacgggattgc
Encoded here:
- the LOC144521095 gene encoding G2/mitotic-specific cyclin-B2-like isoform X2 produces the protein MSSVEVRAALPAAVNPVKMGKKATSGPRRAALGELTNFPGAAVNTKRTGPTKSTASVKPSQKAKPVAPSVVLVPAPADPLPQVSEELVADVSMKEEEELCQAFSEALLTVQDVDEQDSDLPQLCSEYVKDIYNYLHVLEVQQAVRANYMQGYEITERMRALLVDWLVQVHSRFQLLQETLYLTVAVLDRFLQVQPVSRRKLQLVGVTAMLVACKYEEMYAPEVGDFAYITDNAFTKAQILEMEQLVLRTLNFQLGRPLPLHFLRRASKVANSDVERHTLAKYLMELTLVDYSMVHYRPSEIAAAALGLSQLLLEELPWSPTQQHYSTYDAAHLMPIMQHMAKNVVTVNEGKTKFQAVRNKYSSSKLMKISLIPQLKSSTIVTMAAPLLNNP
- the LOC144521095 gene encoding G2/mitotic-specific cyclin-B2-like isoform X1, encoding MSSVEVRAAQLPAAVNPVKMGKKATSGPRRAALGELTNFPGAAVNTKRTGPTKSTASVKPSQKAKPVAPSVVLVPAPADPLPQVSEELVADVSMKEEEELCQAFSEALLTVQDVDEQDSDLPQLCSEYVKDIYNYLHVLEVQQAVRANYMQGYEITERMRALLVDWLVQVHSRFQLLQETLYLTVAVLDRFLQVQPVSRRKLQLVGVTAMLVACKYEEMYAPEVGDFAYITDNAFTKAQILEMEQLVLRTLNFQLGRPLPLHFLRRASKVANSDVERHTLAKYLMELTLVDYSMVHYRPSEIAAAALGLSQLLLEELPWSPTQQHYSTYDAAHLMPIMQHMAKNVVTVNEGKTKFQAVRNKYSSSKLMKISLIPQLKSSTIVTMAAPLLNNP